From a single Oceanobacillus kimchii X50 genomic region:
- a CDS encoding aminoglycoside phosphotransferase family protein, with protein sequence MKFNKILNFHYGINPIKIDAIKGGWAALAFKISDGNNVYFLKVYDKSRPSTSKLIAFINQYASILVWLDNHTKLKGKTPIPISTFEGEYKCEDDSNVYLLYTYIDGDTVGNKNMSDKQIKELAEIISTLHSYGSHQIPFSTNLMVEDFELPYLNDFEIILQKKIEEIPQIIKEPITKYRQTLVNRIGDIKNLSNQLKSSNLDFSLCHTDIHNWNLMQTDRLILIDWEGLKLAPVEADIMFLIDKPYFDKFISIYQKTHRRYVINEDAIKYYRCQRNLEDIWEFIEQLLYEDVNNEKQVETLNYINELVTEFEL encoded by the coding sequence ATGAAGTTTAATAAGATTTTAAATTTCCATTATGGTATAAATCCAATAAAAATAGATGCTATAAAAGGTGGATGGGCAGCATTAGCTTTCAAAATATCAGATGGTAATAATGTTTATTTTTTAAAAGTGTATGACAAGTCTAGACCTTCAACTTCAAAACTTATTGCTTTCATTAATCAATATGCTTCAATTTTGGTGTGGTTAGATAATCATACAAAATTGAAAGGAAAAACTCCTATACCAATATCTACGTTTGAAGGGGAATATAAATGTGAAGATGATAGTAATGTGTACTTACTTTATACATATATTGATGGAGATACAGTTGGAAATAAAAACATGTCTGACAAGCAAATTAAAGAATTAGCTGAAATTATATCTACACTTCATTCTTATGGAAGTCATCAAATTCCATTTTCAACTAACTTGATGGTAGAGGACTTTGAATTACCATATTTAAATGACTTTGAAATAATTTTACAGAAAAAAATAGAAGAAATACCACAGATTATCAAAGAACCTATTACCAAGTATAGACAAACATTAGTTAATCGTATAGGAGATATTAAAAATTTATCAAATCAATTAAAGTCCAGTAATCTAGATTTTTCCCTTTGTCATACTGACATACACAATTGGAATTTAATGCAAACAGATAGACTCATATTAATTGATTGGGAAGGATTAAAGTTAGCACCAGTAGAAGCTGATATCATGTTTTTAATAGATAAGCCATATTTTGATAAATTCATAAGTATTTATCAAAAGACCCACAGAAGATATGTTATTAATGAAGATGCTATAAAATATTACCGTTGTCAGCGAAATTTAGAAGATATTTGGGAGTTTATAGAACAGTTGTTATATGAGGATGTAAATAACGA